In uncultured Desulfuromonas sp., the genomic stretch TGGACGCCATTCGGGTTTATGGGGACCATTCGCGTCAATTGTTTGATTATGTGGTGCGCGAGTTAAAAGAGGTTAGTGGGCCTTAGGTGTTGCCGCACTTATCCAGCACTTCCACATGGATCGGGCAAAATCAGGATCAGATAACGCTTTGGGTAGATATTTAGCAGGAATTTTCGTCTTGTCGACAACATCAAGCACTTAAACCCAGTCCTTGATGTTGAGCGGCTCTCCATGGGCTCCACAGGTCGTTTTTCAGTCGTCTGCTAGAGCGCGTCCGGCTCGCTGTGGGCGAGCAGATCAACCACGGTGATATCGGCGAGGATGTGTCCCTCGTCATCGACCACGGCCAGTTCTTTGACCCCCGTCTTGGCCATCCGTTTGAGAATGGTGTCCACGCTCTCCTCAGGTGACGCCTTAATATTGCCGTGGCTCATCAGGTCGGCGGCTTTTTTGACACTGAGCCGCCGCAGGATGTCGCGCGAATGGATCTTGTCGTCGTAGTGATACGGGTAGAGAAAGCGTAGCAGCGCACCGATGGTGATTGCGCCGAGCAGCCTGTTGTAGTC encodes the following:
- a CDS encoding CBS domain-containing protein, with the protein product MKISEIMQRIRDRDIPCVQARCPISEVVEVAVRFPHSRLVYVTDDYNRLLGAITIGALLRFLYPYHYDDKIHSRDILRRLSVKKAADLMSHGNIKASPEESVDTILKRMAKTGVKELAVVDDEGHILADITVVDLLAHSEPDAL